ATAGTCACGTATATACACACAAATATAAAACTACTTATATGACGGGGGAAAAACAAGTAAAACACTAAATAAAGGGAACaagaataaaatgtaaaaaaagtgTATGCGAGTAACAGTATTGGACTATCATATCAACCCCAAATATCTCAAATCCTAAACCTCTATCATATTTGATGCACCTTTCAATTAATAGTCATATATGAATTTCATATTTTACCAAGGAAATTGAAGACAAAAAAATATGTTCTGATTCTACTGGACTGGACAATGATTTGCTCAAAACAACAAAATACTAAGTGATGTGTCGATGTTTTTGCATTTCTTCACCTCACCAACAACCATGTAAGACTTAAAAGCTCCAATGCCAAATATAAAGCTACAGTTTCTTAAAGTTATACATCAGATTTACAAATAATAGACCACCATCCCATTACCCACTTCTATATGTTATCCAAAATACCAGTGAATTCCATAACCAATTTCCCAACAAATCTCAACAAAAATCACATCCCAAGAAACATAACCTAAGCCTATTATTaacaataaagaaaatagaaagataCTTTCAAACCCAACGATCTCAATTCTGCAAACATGATCCACAAGGTGAATAACTTGGGTTGGAAGCCTAAAGGAAGGGAAAACAAAGGAAGGGAATTGATGGCTGTGGCTCTAGCAGTACAGCACTGGCGTCCCTATTTAGGACGACATTTCATTGTTACGACTGATCAGAAGAGCCTCAAACAGCTCTGGCTGCAGAAGATTACCACCCCTGATCAGCAGAATTGGCAACGAAATTGCTGGGTTACCAATTCGATATAGTATACAAACCAAGGGTAGAGAACAGAGGTGCTGATGTACTGTCGACACTCCCAGAAAATGGGGAACTGTGTGCTTTGGTATCTTACCCCATATGGGAGGAAGGGAGGCTGATCCAAGAGGAGGTTCACAAGGATAAGGTGCTACTCCAAATCATTGAAGAGATTGAGACCAAAACCGGGTGCAAGACCAGGCATTGTGTACACGCAGGAGGTACTTTTCGATGAAGATCGCTTACTACTGTCAGCTCAATCCAGATTTATTCCTAAGTTGTTAGCTGAATTTCACATGACTCCGTTAGGAGGTCACTCTGGTTTCTATCGTACCTATAGGTGTTTAGCTGCCAATGTTTATTGGATAGGTATGAAAACGGCAGTTCAAGAGTATGTCAAGTCATGTGATATTTGTCAGAGACAAAAGTAACTAGCTACATCACCGGGAACTGTGTGCTTTGAAGAAATGGGCAGTAAAAGCCACTGCCCATTTCTTCAGCTGTGTGGGAAGAAGTGTAGATGGATTTTATTACGGGTTGCCCAAGTCAAGAGGCTATGAAGCTATATTGGTGGTAGTGGATTCTATACACCCTACCATGACTATCAGAATACATATAGCATTAGAACCTACAAATCTGATTTAGTTTATATTACTAGATCGTCATTTCATTTTGGTTCGATACTTAGGAGGAACAGATccgaatataaaaaattattatgccCTGTTCATGCACATCTAAACATACATATGATACATAAATCCACACCGCCCAGCAGCACTACCCTCAGAGTTCAAGTCAACAATACAGAAAATACATTAAGCAGTCATTGTTTTCTGGTTTTTGAGAGATGTGTTAATCTCAAAATTGGATAATGCCCATTTATGTGCTTGAACAGGACATAATCCAATATTGTAAAACACGAATGAGAGAAAGGTAATAATACTACAATTTATATGGAAAATCTGAAAATATACTCGGGTAGAAGTGATATACTCAACAAATGCTTAGCCACCACTAATTTTTCTCACACAACTCATGCTTGTCaaaaagcaaagaaaaactATTGCACCAATAAAATAGTGGTAATATTCTGATATTCGATTTAGCTTTCAAATTTACAGACTCTACATCAATGGGAATGAAAGAGATTGCATTTCAAACTTGCAGTTTGATGATTTATGACCATTAGTTACTAAACAATCAGCTCAAAATAACAAGAAGATGTGAACAAGTATTGTTACTACAAAGGACAATAAGACTCATGAAGCACTATCTCTTAACTACATTCACAAATTCCTTGTCAACAAAAGCACTAGTACATACAAATCTAAACCCTAACCTCATCATAAAATTCCTTGTCAATCCCACTTTCATAAGACTCAAAACATCATCAAATTTGTAGCAGTTCCAACAATAAAAGGTTCCATTAACAATCTAGTCAAGAAATAGAAAAGCACACCCAACGCAATCGAAATCGGAAGAGCAGGCAGAGCATGACGACAAACCGATAACAAAATAAGAGTGCAACCAAGTCCAGATATAATTGCAAGATAACAAGCATAAACAGTCATGAGATCATACATTGCAGCTCTACCCACAAGAACACTGTAGAATACAAAATCACCAAGTCCAAGCTTAATCCCTCTCTCAGCaacttcctcaacttcttccctCCTCATTGTCCCCATTTCTCTCTCATTCCTCATCACCTCAACAAGTGGAGACCTTTCCTCGTGGCGAATCGCGTTACCAACCAATGGTGATCTTTCCCCTTCATCATTTAGAAAATCGTCAACCCTAACAACAGCCACAgaatcaccaccaccaccaccaccaccaccaccactaccaGCAGCATGAGTATTACTATTACTATGATTCTCAGTGGGGACTACCTGAAGCTCAATCGACGATGATTCTGATTCAGCAACTCCGGCAACCAAAAACCCTAATGCAGCAGCCCTACCGGTTGGGGCAACGGTAGGGCGAGCTTCATAGATAAGAGCAGGAAGCTCCTCGTTCCGGCTAGAAGCCAAATCAACGAGAAGCTTCAACGGACCACCGGGAGCTAAAACAGCAACAAGATCATAAACAGCAAGAGCAACAAGAAGCGTCCACGTGGTCCATTCAGGAAGCTTCGTGAACCACGCGGCAACGATGATACCTAAACAAACCATATAACACTGACGAAGAATAATCGGAATAGCAGAAGCGAAAATTGAAAGAACACCAATAATAGTGAAATTGAAGAGAAGAATGAAACAAGTAATTGAATCTAACGGAATTGAGAAACGTTGAATTAGTGAAAGGAAAATGGATCCGCCCATAGAAGCGAGAACGAAGAAAGCGGAGAAACGAACGTAGTTACGGAGGAAGGAAGTGCAGTTATAGTAGTAAAGGAGAACGAGAAGGAAAGTTACGATTGCGATTAGGATGACGAAAACGACGGCGTTTAGAACTGCGCCTTCGAGTTTTTGTGCGGTGGTGTCGGAGGGGTTTTCGGCGTAGACGAGATTTGCGGCGGTGGTGATGGTGGTTTCAGGGGAGGAGGAAGTGGAAAGTGAGTAAACGAGGAGGACGACGAGGAACATGCAGATTGATACCGGTGACATTACTCCGATTATCTCTACACCGATGCATTCTAGAACGCttgattccattttttttttttggtgatttggTTTTTGGTTCAGTGATTCTCACAAGTCACAATTGATCCATTGATGTTTTGagacttttttcttcttcttttgaagCTCTCTAGTGTTGTGTAGTGTAGTGTATATTGAATTGGGAAAGAGGATTTTTCTAAGC
This genomic interval from Trifolium pratense cultivar HEN17-A07 linkage group LG6, ARS_RC_1.1, whole genome shotgun sequence contains the following:
- the LOC123889223 gene encoding presenilin-like protein At1g08700, producing MESSVLECIGVEIIGVMSPVSICMFLVVLLVYSLSTSSSPETTITTAANLVYAENPSDTTAQKLEGAVLNAVVFVILIAIVTFLLVLLYYYNCTSFLRNYVRFSAFFVLASMGGSIFLSLIQRFSIPLDSITCFILLFNFTIIGVLSIFASAIPIILRQCYMVCLGIIVAAWFTKLPEWTTWTLLVALAVYDLVAVLAPGGPLKLLVDLASSRNEELPALIYEARPTVAPTGRAAALGFLVAGVAESESSSIELQVVPTENHSNSNTHAAGSGGGGGGGGGDSVAVVRVDDFLNDEGERSPLVGNAIRHEERSPLVEVMRNEREMGTMRREEVEEVAERGIKLGLGDFVFYSVLVGRAAMYDLMTVYACYLAIISGLGCTLILLSVCRHALPALPISIALGVLFYFLTRLLMEPFIVGTATNLMMF